The proteins below come from a single Candidatus Binatus sp. genomic window:
- a CDS encoding tetratricopeptide repeat protein gives MWPFTRRNGSEKMQPAIDLVYDETFLRIKSLDFFGQYARSANGRYTIAWRDSDPAGYVGGHRDKGEGDYVLLDGESVLAHGRMQRPNDGKVADNGRFVINDWLFGDGLKGIFYAFELNGSAILSKRFRANLDKSGISLDGSLAVCQTLYSDNEDANLLTLFDLSQKLVIAQWRPQSGAASGYEFEAPTRKLFLVYGGRAYQDYADPKWAYSFDGEFLDRDRWLADKLKWGDFSTLIMTVEDLLKVSGASIDPPRCRMLLKSVELAIQKGADGYPDWHAHALKLSGILHEQLGELPEAIALYGRALALNPKIGVKRRLVALTKKVIDYR, from the coding sequence ATGTGGCCGTTTACTCGAAGAAACGGTTCAGAAAAGATGCAGCCCGCCATTGATCTCGTGTACGACGAGACGTTTCTCCGCATCAAATCCCTGGATTTTTTCGGTCAATACGCCCGTTCTGCAAACGGAAGATACACGATTGCATGGCGCGACAGCGATCCAGCCGGTTACGTAGGGGGCCATCGCGATAAGGGCGAAGGCGACTATGTCCTCCTTGATGGCGAAAGTGTTCTGGCTCACGGACGCATGCAGCGACCGAACGATGGAAAGGTTGCTGACAACGGCAGGTTCGTCATCAATGACTGGCTCTTCGGTGACGGGCTCAAGGGTATCTTCTACGCCTTCGAGTTGAATGGCTCCGCAATACTGAGCAAGCGCTTCAGAGCAAATCTGGACAAGAGTGGCATTTCTCTCGATGGATCTCTTGCTGTCTGTCAGACACTGTACAGCGATAATGAAGATGCAAATTTGCTAACGCTGTTCGATCTGTCTCAGAAGCTCGTGATTGCTCAGTGGCGACCGCAATCCGGGGCGGCGAGCGGTTACGAATTCGAGGCTCCGACGAGAAAGCTATTCCTCGTTTATGGCGGCCGCGCGTACCAAGACTATGCCGATCCAAAGTGGGCCTACTCTTTCGACGGTGAGTTTCTCGATCGAGATAGATGGTTGGCCGACAAGCTGAAGTGGGGCGACTTCTCTACGCTGATCATGACGGTTGAGGATCTACTCAAAGTCAGCGGCGCGTCTATAGACCCACCGAGATGTCGTATGTTGCTTAAGTCGGTAGAACTGGCGATCCAGAAGGGTGCCGACGGCTATCCTGATTGGCACGCGCATGCGTTGAAGCTGTCGGGCATCCTACATGAACAGTTGGGCGAGTTGCCGGAGGCAATCGCACTATACGGGCGAGCTCTCGCGCTGAATCCGAAGATTGGAGTGAAGCGCCGACTCGTCGCCCTTACGAAGAAAGTTATTGATTACCGCTGA
- a CDS encoding PD-(D/E)XK nuclease family protein, whose amino-acid sequence MRRTLVVHSRNAWRSYRTQAALHSRQGLQLFTIEQLAARLAGGFFQPIDPDDLKTAVGEALATPLGELDVIKALPGFQRAAAATLAKAWTAGLDLAAEIAAASDPTATARLDSLATLETAVLARLPKSQLRPHDLVTAALERVCYAPTLFGRIEVHGRTEMSPVWRPLLAAIARETEIVWIAEARRVPEWLSSTGIPVEARAPERPTTIAISCASPRHEILEAWRWARWHLAQGASPQEIAIAAAAPDAWDDHMLALAECANLPIHFVHGRAALSTPQGQLAAALAEILLRGFSRTRLVRLIALLRSQSPRSSSLPGDWWRALPENAPLLDAARWRRAISALTPESFSDGTDHRPLLREIVETLSKGLNEAAEIGQLLLAAKALTVWRKALTEGPPAALDVTLTGLRVDDGVEPDTAILWAPASAVAAVPRPLTWLVGLTSRSWPRRATEDPILPDHIIATARLDPLPVHQADRRDFLTIHDMTSRELVCSRARRDSGGRLHGMSPLYPRGVNEVYLAQSREPEHAASAGDRLLARPDEFAGLPLAMSALQTWIDWYREQITGHDGLVRPNHPLLLRALDRRQSATSLVKLLRDPLGYLWTYGFGWAEPEETDEPLTLDPLAFGNLLHEILEGAVTWLESAGSGGFAGASAQDVRRAVETAAEMVATRWDENRPVPPPVVWKRKRAEAVELAVIALSEHDDGLPDQHSWAEIPFGGDPKADDLSEGVRSALPWDPIEPVIIPGTAIRIGGSIDRLDLAGDGSRARVTDYKSGKLGGGKPPQLRGGAELQRCLYAYAVKALVAGHPQVDARLVYPRKDGQVLLLENPEGTLEKLAAFLTAASASFAAGTALPGPAAEETWYDLALALPGGATESYLAAKLRLVAQELAAIAPLWGDP is encoded by the coding sequence TTGCGCAGAACGCTTGTCGTCCATAGCCGCAACGCTTGGCGCAGCTACCGCACCCAGGCCGCCCTGCATTCCCGACAGGGCCTCCAGCTCTTCACTATCGAGCAACTAGCGGCGCGTCTGGCTGGAGGGTTCTTCCAACCGATTGACCCCGACGACCTGAAGACCGCCGTCGGGGAGGCTCTGGCGACGCCCTTGGGCGAGCTTGACGTGATCAAGGCGCTGCCCGGTTTTCAGAGGGCCGCTGCCGCGACCTTGGCCAAGGCTTGGACCGCAGGGCTGGACCTTGCAGCAGAAATCGCTGCGGCAAGCGATCCAACGGCAACGGCGCGCCTTGATTCTTTGGCTACCCTCGAGACGGCGGTGCTCGCACGCCTGCCCAAGAGCCAGCTCCGCCCGCACGATCTCGTTACCGCCGCCTTGGAGCGTGTCTGCTACGCGCCCACGCTTTTCGGCAGAATCGAAGTCCACGGGCGAACAGAAATGTCGCCGGTCTGGCGGCCGCTGCTGGCCGCGATCGCGCGAGAGACTGAGATCGTTTGGATCGCCGAAGCGAGACGCGTTCCGGAATGGCTATCTTCGACTGGGATCCCGGTAGAAGCGCGAGCGCCGGAGCGGCCGACCACCATCGCAATTTCATGTGCGAGTCCGCGACATGAGATTTTGGAGGCGTGGCGCTGGGCACGCTGGCATCTTGCCCAGGGAGCGTCTCCGCAAGAGATCGCGATCGCTGCGGCCGCGCCAGACGCTTGGGACGATCACATGCTGGCGCTGGCTGAATGCGCAAATCTTCCGATTCATTTCGTTCACGGGCGTGCGGCACTTTCAACTCCCCAAGGTCAGCTTGCCGCCGCGCTGGCCGAAATTCTCTTGCGTGGTTTCTCGCGAACGCGGCTCGTCCGCCTCATTGCACTCTTGCGCTCGCAAAGCCCCCGCTCTTCGTCCTTGCCGGGTGACTGGTGGCGCGCCTTGCCCGAAAATGCGCCTTTACTTGATGCCGCGCGTTGGAGACGCGCGATCTCGGCGCTGACACCAGAGAGTTTTTCTGATGGTACAGACCACCGGCCGCTGCTCCGAGAAATCGTCGAAACTCTCAGCAAGGGGCTCAACGAAGCGGCAGAGATCGGCCAACTGCTTCTTGCAGCAAAAGCGCTAACTGTCTGGCGCAAAGCGCTGACAGAAGGGCCACCCGCTGCGCTCGACGTAACGCTCACTGGCCTGCGCGTTGACGATGGTGTGGAGCCTGATACTGCCATACTTTGGGCTCCGGCGTCCGCGGTTGCGGCCGTCCCGCGCCCGCTCACTTGGCTGGTTGGCCTGACTTCGCGATCGTGGCCGCGGCGTGCGACCGAAGACCCAATACTCCCTGACCACATAATCGCTACGGCTCGCCTCGATCCGCTGCCAGTACATCAGGCCGACCGACGCGATTTTCTGACGATTCACGACATGACAAGTCGCGAACTTGTCTGTTCGCGGGCGCGGCGCGACAGCGGGGGGCGGCTACACGGAATGTCTCCCCTCTACCCGCGCGGTGTGAACGAGGTCTATCTCGCTCAAAGCCGAGAACCCGAGCATGCGGCAAGTGCCGGCGACCGTTTGCTGGCGCGCCCCGACGAGTTCGCGGGGCTGCCGCTTGCGATGTCAGCGCTCCAGACGTGGATCGACTGGTATCGAGAGCAAATCACGGGTCACGACGGGTTAGTGAGGCCGAACCATCCACTGCTTCTCCGGGCGCTTGACCGGCGGCAATCGGCAACCTCCCTGGTAAAGCTGCTGCGCGACCCTTTGGGATATCTGTGGACCTACGGTTTTGGATGGGCCGAACCCGAAGAGACCGACGAGCCGCTGACACTCGACCCGCTTGCGTTCGGCAATCTCCTGCACGAGATTCTTGAAGGAGCGGTGACTTGGCTCGAAAGTGCCGGCTCTGGTGGATTTGCTGGCGCTTCAGCTCAGGACGTCAGGCGGGCCGTCGAAACCGCTGCGGAAATGGTTGCCACTCGTTGGGATGAGAACCGGCCGGTGCCACCTCCTGTCGTCTGGAAACGCAAGCGTGCGGAGGCAGTTGAATTGGCTGTCATCGCTCTATCCGAGCACGATGACGGACTGCCCGATCAGCATAGCTGGGCTGAAATTCCGTTTGGTGGAGACCCAAAAGCCGACGACCTTAGCGAAGGAGTGCGTTCGGCGCTCCCATGGGACCCGATCGAGCCGGTGATTATCCCCGGTACTGCCATCCGCATCGGCGGGTCGATTGACCGCCTCGATCTCGCTGGCGACGGAAGCCGCGCTCGCGTCACCGACTACAAATCAGGAAAGCTCGGTGGCGGCAAGCCTCCTCAACTAAGGGGCGGAGCTGAGTTGCAGCGGTGCCTCTACGCTTACGCGGTCAAGGCGCTTGTCGCCGGCCACCCGCAGGTAGACGCCCGACTCGTTTATCCGCGCAAGGACGGCCAAGTGCTACTGCTTGAGAATCCTGAGGGAACGCTTGAAAAGCTTGCCGCATTTCTTACTGCTGCCAGTGCCTCCTTCGCTGCGGGCACTGCGCTCCCAGGCCCAGCTGCTGAAGAGACCTGGTATGACTTGGCGTTAGCCCTGCCCGGCGGCGCGACGGAGAGTTATCTTGCGGCTAAATTGCGGCTGGTCGCACAAGAGCTTGCTGCGATCGCACCGCTATGGGGAGACCCTTGA